Proteins encoded by one window of Bremerella sp. JC817:
- a CDS encoding acyl carrier protein, with product MAEMGLDSLMGIELKNAIEAELDFRSNPSASPADRARLYRKQANKVDREPNKKAPFV from the coding sequence TTGGCCGAGATGGGGCTCGACTCGCTGATGGGGATCGAGCTGAAGAACGCGATCGAAGCCGAACTCGATTTTCGTAGTAATCCATCAGCGAGCCCGGCTGATAGGGCGCGTCTTTATCGAAAGCAGGCCAACAAGGTCGACCGCGAACCCAACAAAAAAGCCCCGTTCGTATGA